Proteins encoded within one genomic window of Streptomyces sp. NBC_01314:
- the cpaB gene encoding Flp pilus assembly protein CpaB: protein MNSRQRRGVLLLVLSALCALAAFAGVLSVIRDVNAKVGPEVTAYRLKDDIAPYKELSAGQFEKISMPERWLSGTAVTDLSEIRGKIAVTQLSKGSLLQSDMIVDRPELESGQQEIAILIDASTGVAGKINPGSLVNIYATFEEKDSDSGKDTSKLMVADARVIDVGKLTPLESGQSSSDRRRTATEAVPITFALDTADAQRVAFAESFAEHVRLALVGGGEATVVVPDDRSYTLDEDK from the coding sequence GTGAACTCGCGCCAGCGCCGCGGCGTCCTCCTGCTGGTCCTCTCGGCCCTGTGCGCCCTGGCCGCCTTCGCGGGGGTGCTCTCGGTGATCCGTGACGTGAACGCGAAGGTCGGGCCCGAGGTGACGGCGTACCGGCTGAAGGACGACATAGCACCCTACAAGGAGCTGTCGGCGGGCCAGTTCGAGAAGATCTCGATGCCGGAGCGGTGGCTGTCCGGCACGGCCGTCACCGATCTGTCCGAGATCCGCGGGAAGATCGCCGTCACCCAGCTGAGCAAGGGCTCCCTGCTCCAGTCCGACATGATCGTCGACCGGCCGGAACTCGAATCCGGGCAGCAGGAGATCGCGATCCTGATCGACGCGTCCACCGGTGTGGCGGGGAAGATCAACCCGGGGTCGCTGGTCAACATCTACGCCACGTTCGAGGAGAAGGACAGCGACTCCGGCAAGGACACGTCCAAGCTGATGGTCGCCGACGCCCGCGTCATCGACGTCGGCAAGCTGACCCCCCTCGAATCCGGCCAGTCCAGCAGCGACCGCCGGCGCACGGCGACCGAGGCCGTCCCGATCACCTTCGCGCTCGACACCGCCGACGCCCAGCGCGTCGCGTTCGCCGAGTCGTTCGCCGAGCACGTCCGCCTCGCCCTCGTCGGGGGCGGCGAGGCCACCGTCGTCGTACCGGACGACCGTTCGTACACCCTCGACGAGGACAAGTAG
- a CDS encoding RNA polymerase sigma factor, which produces MSDPERAARARIRAGDREAFAEIYDAYARAVYNHAYRMTGDWSTAEEVMADTFLDAWRTRERLEPDGGSLKPWLLGMATNKARNANRGLGRRLAFLARRPALAPVADFADETAGRLDDARRLAAVRQVYGRLRRGERDVLALCVWSGLDYGQAAEALGVPVGTVRSRLSRARARLGRLTDERLREREREQGREQGHLRERAEGRAHGSSETSAKQWEPGRRRGEVESEAVFAALPLKEIQEGSR; this is translated from the coding sequence ATGAGTGACCCCGAAAGGGCGGCGCGGGCGCGGATAAGGGCCGGGGACCGGGAGGCCTTCGCGGAGATCTACGACGCGTACGCGCGGGCCGTCTACAACCACGCCTACCGGATGACCGGCGACTGGTCGACCGCCGAGGAGGTGATGGCGGACACCTTCCTGGACGCCTGGCGCACCCGGGAGCGACTGGAACCGGACGGCGGCTCGTTGAAGCCGTGGCTGCTGGGCATGGCGACCAACAAGGCCCGCAACGCCAACCGCGGTCTCGGCCGCCGCCTGGCCTTCCTGGCACGCCGCCCCGCCCTGGCCCCCGTGGCCGACTTCGCCGACGAGACCGCCGGGCGCCTCGACGACGCGCGCCGGCTCGCCGCCGTACGCCAGGTGTACGGCCGGCTGCGGCGCGGGGAGCGCGATGTGCTGGCGCTGTGCGTGTGGTCCGGACTCGACTACGGGCAGGCGGCCGAGGCGCTGGGCGTCCCGGTGGGGACCGTACGGTCGCGGCTCTCGCGGGCGCGGGCGCGGCTCGGCCGCCTCACGGACGAGCGCCTGCGGGAGCGGGAGCGCGAGCAGGGGCGCGAGCAGGGGCACCTGCGCGAGCGGGCGGAGGGTCGCGCGCACGGCTCATCGGAAACCAGTGCAAAACAGTGGGAACCGGGGCGTCGTCGCGGAGAGGTAGAGAGCGAGGCCGTGTTCGCGGCCCTTCCGCTCAAGGAGATTCAGGAGGGATCCCGATGA
- a CDS encoding CU044_5270 family protein: MNEEPARLLPPPPERDVPPDRLAHHKDRLMRLIDDDRATPPTAATTAAPRTRPRMPRPALWLPAAALTLAGALTVGLVTTTDSGYGLRQSDGESAVVLLDRIADVAAKTEVEPVRDDQLVYVKSLTAGAEAVEDGPYEPAKPHQREVWVSQEPGPVEQLALHYEDGDYSPLRELLPPGSPGVPAGIDRPTYKWLAALPTDPDELLAELTRLTRTWEGQEKDQAVFDKIGELLGETVMPPRTAAALYEAAAKIPGVTRIEDAVDPAGRHGVGIRRVDERASWATEWVFDRNDLTYLGDRSYLAADSKMGEKGMIVSETAVLERAVVDEYRERPVS; this comes from the coding sequence ATGAACGAGGAGCCGGCCCGACTGCTGCCGCCCCCGCCCGAACGGGACGTTCCGCCTGATCGCCTCGCCCACCACAAGGACCGTTTGATGCGACTCATCGACGACGACCGGGCCACGCCCCCCACCGCTGCCACCACCGCGGCCCCGCGTACACGCCCCAGGATGCCGCGCCCGGCGCTGTGGCTGCCCGCCGCGGCGCTCACGCTGGCCGGGGCGCTGACTGTCGGCCTGGTCACGACCACGGACTCGGGTTACGGTCTGCGGCAGTCCGACGGCGAGAGTGCCGTCGTCCTGCTCGACCGCATCGCCGACGTCGCCGCGAAGACGGAGGTCGAGCCGGTCCGCGACGACCAGTTGGTCTATGTGAAGAGCCTGACGGCCGGGGCGGAGGCCGTGGAGGACGGTCCGTACGAGCCCGCAAAACCACACCAGCGGGAGGTGTGGGTGTCACAGGAGCCCGGCCCGGTCGAACAGTTGGCCCTGCACTACGAGGACGGCGACTACTCCCCGCTCAGGGAACTGCTGCCGCCCGGCTCGCCGGGCGTCCCCGCCGGCATCGACCGCCCCACGTACAAGTGGCTGGCCGCACTGCCCACCGACCCCGACGAACTCCTCGCCGAGCTCACTCGCCTGACGAGGACATGGGAGGGCCAGGAGAAGGATCAGGCCGTCTTCGACAAGATCGGCGAACTCCTGGGCGAGACGGTCATGCCGCCGAGGACGGCCGCCGCCCTGTACGAGGCCGCCGCGAAGATCCCCGGAGTGACCCGCATCGAGGACGCGGTCGACCCCGCCGGCCGGCACGGTGTCGGCATCCGCCGGGTCGACGAGCGGGCTTCGTGGGCCACCGAGTGGGTGTTCGACCGGAACGATCTCACGTACCTGGGTGACCGCAGCTACCTGGCCGCGGACAGCAAGATGGGCGAGAAAGGCATGATCGTGAGCGAGACCGCCGTACTGGAGCGGGCCGTCGTCGACGAGTACCGCGAGCGGCCGGTCTCGTAG
- the tnpB gene encoding IS607 family element RNA-guided endonuclease TnpB — protein MSGAEPAGSGQKKRRGFEARPGFHVVGRRLALDPNASALQTLASHCGAARVAYNWAVRHVLASWSQRAAEETYGVPEAERVAWRSWSSPSLRKAFNEAKHTDAFLREWWAENSKEAYNTGLANAAVAFDNYAKSRRGERKGARMGRPRFKSKRKARPACTFTTGAIRLDDRRHIVLPRLGRIRLHEDVQPLADAITEGGTRILSVTVRFDRGRWFAVLQTEERNTIAPATRPGTAVGIDLGVKTLLVMADSAGEVREAANPKHYDQALTQLRKASRTVSRRRGPNRRTGQAPSRRWEKANAVRNRVHHRVANLRENHLHQATARIPAEYGTVVVEDLNVKGMVRNRRLSRRISDAAFGELRRQLAYKTQRHGGRLIVADRWMPSSKTCSRCGVVKAKLPLGVRVFECDACGLVLDRDANAGHNLAALAAANRNTGTGVAGDPGPALAVVPKSRGAKQKTCTARTRKGTGTRAAGATPLRGTEARDRRQDTRREQLALW, from the coding sequence GTGAGCGGGGCGGAGCCTGCCGGGAGCGGGCAGAAGAAGCGCCGTGGGTTCGAGGCGCGGCCCGGCTTTCACGTCGTGGGCCGCAGACTCGCCCTTGATCCCAACGCGTCCGCCCTGCAGACTCTGGCCTCGCATTGCGGGGCGGCGCGGGTCGCCTACAACTGGGCGGTGCGGCATGTGCTGGCGAGTTGGTCGCAGCGCGCAGCGGAGGAGACCTACGGTGTCCCCGAGGCAGAGCGCGTTGCGTGGCGGTCGTGGTCGTCGCCGTCGTTGCGGAAGGCGTTCAACGAGGCCAAACACACGGATGCGTTCCTGCGGGAGTGGTGGGCGGAGAACTCCAAGGAGGCCTACAACACCGGCCTCGCGAACGCTGCCGTCGCGTTCGACAACTACGCCAAGTCCCGGCGTGGCGAACGCAAGGGCGCCCGGATGGGCAGGCCCCGTTTCAAGTCGAAGCGGAAGGCTCGCCCGGCGTGCACGTTCACTACCGGCGCCATCCGCCTCGATGACCGGCGTCATATCGTCCTGCCCCGCCTCGGCCGGATCCGCCTCCACGAGGACGTCCAGCCCCTCGCGGACGCGATCACCGAAGGCGGGACACGGATTCTGTCGGTGACGGTACGGTTCGATCGGGGCCGCTGGTTCGCGGTCCTGCAGACCGAGGAACGCAACACCATCGCCCCTGCCACCCGGCCCGGCACGGCGGTCGGGATCGACCTCGGTGTGAAGACTCTCCTCGTCATGGCGGACTCGGCCGGCGAGGTCCGCGAGGCCGCGAACCCCAAGCACTACGACCAGGCACTCACGCAGCTGCGGAAGGCCTCCCGGACCGTCTCCCGCCGACGCGGCCCCAACCGGCGCACCGGACAGGCCCCGTCCCGTCGCTGGGAGAAAGCCAACGCGGTCCGTAACCGGGTGCACCACCGGGTGGCGAACCTGCGGGAGAACCATCTCCACCAGGCCACCGCACGTATCCCCGCCGAGTACGGCACCGTCGTGGTCGAGGACCTCAACGTGAAAGGCATGGTCCGCAACCGGCGTCTGTCCCGCCGTATCTCCGACGCGGCGTTCGGGGAACTGCGGCGCCAGCTCGCTTACAAGACCCAGCGCCACGGTGGACGTCTGATCGTTGCCGACCGCTGGATGCCCTCCTCGAAGACCTGCTCCCGCTGCGGTGTGGTGAAAGCCAAGCTGCCCCTCGGCGTGCGTGTCTTCGAGTGCGACGCCTGCGGACTCGTCCTGGACCGGGACGCGAACGCAGGCCACAACCTGGCCGCCCTCGCGGCGGCCAACCGAAATACGGGTACCGGAGTGGCCGGAGACCCGGGCCCCGCCCTGGCGGTGGTGCCGAAGTCTCGTGGAGCCAAGCAGAAGACCTGCACCGCCCGAACCCGCAAGGGGACGGGTACGCGGGCGGCTGGCGCAACACCCCTCCGGGGGACGGAAGCGAGAGATCGTCGACAGGACACCAGGCGCGAGCAACTCGCGCTCTGGTGA
- a CDS encoding IS607 family transposase, translating to MKLSEWAARNGVHYQTAWGWAKEGRMPVPVVQTPSGMWLVEESTPEIVGRTVAYCRVSSGDQKADLDRQVSRVVQGAGGLGLAVAEVVTEVGSGLNGKRRKLHRVLSDPAVAVIVVEHRDRLARFGVEHLESALSASGRRLVVLDPQETTGDLVQDITEVLTSMCARLYGQRAAKTRAARAVAEVIAPAAETTG from the coding sequence GTGAAGCTTTCCGAGTGGGCGGCGCGCAACGGCGTGCACTACCAGACCGCGTGGGGCTGGGCGAAGGAGGGCCGTATGCCGGTCCCTGTCGTGCAGACGCCGTCCGGTATGTGGCTGGTCGAAGAGTCCACTCCCGAGATCGTCGGGCGGACGGTGGCGTACTGCCGCGTTTCGTCCGGCGACCAGAAGGCGGATCTTGACCGGCAGGTCTCCCGTGTCGTCCAGGGAGCAGGCGGGCTGGGGCTCGCCGTTGCCGAGGTGGTGACCGAGGTCGGGTCGGGACTGAACGGGAAGCGGCGGAAACTGCACCGTGTCCTGTCGGACCCGGCCGTTGCCGTCATCGTCGTGGAGCATCGCGACCGGCTGGCCCGTTTCGGTGTCGAGCATCTGGAATCGGCATTGTCGGCTTCCGGCCGGCGCCTCGTGGTGCTCGATCCGCAGGAGACGACCGGCGACCTGGTCCAGGACATCACCGAAGTTCTCACCTCGATGTGTGCCCGACTGTATGGGCAGCGAGCGGCGAAGACCCGGGCCGCACGCGCTGTCGCTGAGGTCATCGCCCCGGCGGCGGAGACGACCGGGTGA
- a CDS encoding SigE family RNA polymerase sigma factor yields the protein MRQVRADGYQEFASARARHLYRSACLLTGGDTHLAEDLVQETLGRLYVKWGRVQRADNPAGYAQTVLTRTFLAHQRRRSSRERATDVIPDVPAAPGSDSSLRLTLVEALAQLPPKDRAVVVLRYWEDRSIEETAAAMNASSAAVRTRCVRALARLRVLLGDTIGEYVTP from the coding sequence ATGAGACAGGTCCGCGCGGACGGGTACCAGGAGTTCGCCTCGGCGCGCGCGAGGCATCTCTACCGGTCCGCGTGTCTGCTCACCGGCGGGGACACGCATCTCGCCGAGGACCTCGTGCAGGAGACACTCGGCCGGTTGTACGTGAAGTGGGGGCGGGTGCAGCGGGCGGACAACCCTGCCGGGTACGCGCAGACCGTGTTGACCAGGACCTTTCTCGCCCATCAGCGGCGGCGCAGCAGCAGGGAACGGGCCACGGATGTGATCCCGGACGTGCCCGCCGCGCCCGGCTCCGACTCGTCCCTGCGGCTCACCCTCGTCGAGGCGCTGGCCCAACTGCCGCCCAAGGACCGGGCGGTGGTCGTCCTGCGCTACTGGGAGGACCGCTCGATCGAGGAGACCGCCGCCGCGATGAACGCGAGTTCGGCGGCGGTACGCACCCGATGCGTCCGCGCCCTCGCCCGACTCCGCGTCCTCCTCGGGGACACCATCGGTGAGTACGTCACCCCCTGA
- a CDS encoding Nramp family divalent metal transporter produces the protein MADTTGNPTDTPATSDINPPPRKSSWKYIGPGIVVAATGVGAGDLVATLIAGSNFGYTLLWAAVIGCLVKISLAEAAGRWHLSTGRTLFDGWASLGRWTTWFFVVYVVIWGFVYGAAAMSSSALPLQALFPDVMDLKWWAVLCGLSGLVFVWFNKYEVFEKVMTVLVGVMFVVTVYLAIRVTPNLPDAFAGLLPVLPDEKDSVLNTLGLIGGVGGTITLAAYGYWVNAKGWTNTGWMKVMRLDNRVAYITTGIFVIAMLFVGAELLHSANIAIASGDKGLIQLSDILADEYGTATAKFFLIGFFATSYTSLIGVWHGVSLMFADFVERFRRKGAVTGEEVASGRREKSWPFRAYLLWLTFPPIVLLFQGQPFRLIILYGVLGAAFLPFLAGTLLRLLNSSRTPREWRNGILSNAMLAIAGLLFLVLAVKQIWDQPWADFL, from the coding sequence ATGGCGGACACCACGGGAAACCCCACTGACACCCCGGCAACATCCGACATCAACCCCCCACCCCGTAAATCCAGTTGGAAGTACATCGGCCCCGGCATCGTCGTCGCCGCGACCGGTGTCGGCGCCGGCGACCTCGTCGCGACGCTGATCGCGGGCAGCAACTTCGGCTACACCCTGCTGTGGGCGGCCGTCATCGGCTGCCTCGTCAAGATCTCCCTCGCCGAGGCGGCCGGCCGCTGGCACCTGTCCACCGGCCGCACCCTCTTCGACGGCTGGGCCAGTCTCGGCCGCTGGACGACGTGGTTCTTCGTCGTGTATGTCGTGATCTGGGGCTTCGTGTACGGCGCGGCCGCGATGTCGTCCAGCGCCCTGCCCCTGCAGGCGCTGTTCCCGGACGTCATGGACCTCAAGTGGTGGGCCGTCCTGTGCGGCCTGAGCGGCCTGGTCTTCGTCTGGTTCAACAAGTACGAGGTCTTCGAGAAGGTCATGACGGTCCTCGTGGGCGTCATGTTCGTGGTGACGGTCTACCTGGCGATCAGGGTCACCCCCAACCTCCCGGACGCCTTCGCCGGCCTCCTCCCCGTCCTGCCCGACGAGAAGGACTCGGTCCTCAACACCCTCGGCCTGATCGGCGGCGTCGGCGGCACGATCACGCTGGCCGCGTACGGCTACTGGGTCAACGCCAAGGGCTGGACCAACACCGGCTGGATGAAGGTCATGCGCCTCGACAACCGGGTCGCGTACATCACCACCGGCATCTTCGTGATCGCGATGCTCTTCGTCGGCGCCGAACTGCTGCATTCCGCGAACATCGCCATCGCGAGCGGCGACAAGGGCCTGATCCAGCTCAGCGACATCCTGGCCGACGAGTACGGCACGGCCACCGCCAAGTTCTTCCTGATCGGCTTCTTCGCCACCTCGTACACCTCACTCATCGGCGTCTGGCACGGCGTGAGCCTGATGTTCGCGGACTTCGTGGAACGCTTCCGCCGGAAGGGGGCGGTGACGGGCGAGGAGGTCGCCTCCGGCCGCCGGGAGAAGTCCTGGCCGTTCCGCGCGTACCTGCTCTGGCTGACCTTCCCGCCCATCGTCCTGCTCTTCCAGGGCCAGCCGTTCCGCCTGATCATCCTCTATGGCGTCCTCGGCGCCGCCTTCCTCCCCTTCCTCGCCGGCACCCTCCTCCGGCTCCTCAACTCCTCCCGCACGCCCCGCGAATGGCGCAACGGCATTCTCAGCAACGCGATGCTGGCGATCGCGGGCCTGCTGTTCCTGGTCCTGGCCGTGAAACAGATCTGGGACCAGCCGTGGGCGGACTTCCTCTGA
- a CDS encoding ATP-binding protein yields the protein MGAGHLSVEYDPRPTAAAQARAQVRRQLEGWGLLDQTDTAELLVSELVTNALVHAKSRLKLTLSASHGVLRCEVSDTDGRPPRVRRATRISESGRGMFLVDALARRWGCHQDGPGKTVWFELGTCGSDGCGSAPPG from the coding sequence ATGGGTGCGGGCCACTTGAGCGTCGAGTACGACCCCCGTCCCACCGCCGCCGCACAGGCCCGCGCGCAGGTGCGCAGGCAACTGGAGGGATGGGGACTGCTCGACCAGACCGATACGGCGGAGCTGCTGGTGAGCGAGCTGGTCACCAACGCCCTGGTGCACGCGAAGAGCCGGCTGAAGCTGACTCTGTCGGCCTCGCACGGCGTACTGCGCTGCGAGGTGTCGGACACGGACGGCCGCCCGCCCCGGGTGCGCCGGGCGACGCGGATATCGGAGAGCGGCAGAGGGATGTTCCTGGTGGACGCGCTCGCCCGGCGCTGGGGCTGCCACCAGGACGGGCCGGGCAAGACCGTGTGGTTCGAGCTCGGTACGTGCGGGTCGGACGGCTGCGGTTCCGCTCCGCCGGGTTGA
- a CDS encoding M14 family metallopeptidase, with protein MRLRIRGRSATPGGTGRRSGRRTATFATLLALALAAPVAATTTDATATSAERPKASADDIRQYEVHMHSDSKSRTALQQAGVTVDDSDDHSVFISGRADQIKKLKQQGYEVTALGAVPDRSNGEDDVRLFDFPSADSRYHNYAEMTNEINSVVSANSSIASQRVIGTTYQGRNVVAIKISDNVGTDEAEPEVLFTHHQHAREHLTVEMALYLLNELTSDYGTDSRVTNMVNNREIWIIPDINPDGGEYDVATGSYRSWRKNRQPNSGSSYVGTDLNRNWNYRWGCCGGSSGSASSDTYRGTAAESAPEVKVVANFVRSRVVGGVQQIKTGVDFHTYSELVLWPFGYTTADTATGMTTDDRNAFATVGGKMAASNGYTPEQSSDLYITDGSIDDWLWGNQKIFAYTFEMYPSSAGGGGFYPPDEVIARETARNRDAVLQLLENSDCMYRSIGKEAQYCA; from the coding sequence ATGCGACTCCGCATACGCGGCAGGTCGGCGACGCCCGGCGGCACGGGCAGGAGATCAGGCCGCCGCACCGCCACCTTCGCCACCCTGCTGGCGCTGGCCCTCGCCGCCCCGGTCGCGGCGACGACCACGGACGCGACGGCGACGAGCGCCGAGCGGCCCAAGGCCTCGGCGGACGACATCCGCCAGTACGAGGTCCACATGCACTCGGACAGCAAGTCCCGCACGGCACTGCAGCAGGCCGGCGTGACCGTGGACGACTCCGACGACCACTCGGTGTTCATCTCCGGGCGCGCGGACCAGATCAAGAAGCTGAAGCAGCAGGGCTACGAGGTCACGGCGCTCGGCGCGGTGCCGGACCGCTCCAACGGCGAGGACGACGTACGGCTCTTCGACTTCCCGTCCGCCGACTCCCGCTATCACAACTACGCGGAGATGACGAACGAGATCAACTCCGTGGTCTCGGCCAACAGCTCGATCGCCAGTCAGCGGGTCATCGGCACGACGTACCAGGGGCGGAACGTCGTCGCCATCAAGATCAGCGACAACGTCGGCACGGACGAGGCCGAGCCCGAGGTGCTGTTCACCCACCACCAGCACGCCCGTGAGCACCTCACCGTCGAGATGGCGCTCTACCTGCTCAACGAGCTGACCTCCGACTACGGGACCGACTCCCGGGTCACCAACATGGTGAACAACCGCGAGATCTGGATCATCCCGGACATCAACCCGGACGGCGGCGAGTACGACGTCGCCACCGGCTCGTACCGGTCGTGGCGCAAGAACCGGCAGCCCAACAGCGGTTCGTCGTACGTCGGCACCGACCTCAACCGCAACTGGAACTACCGCTGGGGCTGCTGCGGCGGCTCGTCCGGGTCGGCGTCCTCGGACACCTACCGGGGTACGGCCGCCGAGTCGGCGCCCGAGGTGAAGGTCGTCGCGAACTTCGTGCGCAGCCGGGTCGTCGGCGGGGTCCAGCAGATCAAAACCGGGGTCGACTTCCACACGTACAGCGAGCTGGTGTTGTGGCCGTTCGGGTACACGACCGCCGACACGGCGACCGGGATGACGACGGACGACCGCAACGCGTTCGCGACGGTCGGCGGGAAGATGGCCGCGAGCAACGGCTACACGCCGGAACAGTCCAGTGACCTCTACATCACGGACGGGTCGATCGACGACTGGCTGTGGGGCAACCAGAAGATCTTCGCCTACACGTTCGAGATGTATCCGTCCTCGGCCGGGGGCGGCGGGTTCTACCCGCCCGACGAGGTCATCGCCCGGGAGACCGCGCGGAACCGGGACGCGGTGTTGCAGTTGCTGGAGAACTCGGACTGCATGTACCGGTCGATCGGCAAGGAGGCGCAGTACTGCGCCTAG
- a CDS encoding RidA family protein, with protein sequence MTDKIALTPKTHTAPPAKFSHGVRKGNILQVAGQVGFLPAVEGRPPTPAGPTLREQTRQTLANVKAILEEGGATWDDVLMIRVYLTDVDHFAEMNALYNEYFEQHLTAVPAARTTVYVGLPAGLLIEIDALAVLGD encoded by the coding sequence ATGACCGACAAGATCGCGCTCACCCCGAAGACCCACACCGCCCCGCCCGCCAAGTTCTCCCACGGCGTACGGAAGGGCAACATCCTCCAGGTCGCCGGCCAGGTCGGCTTCCTCCCGGCCGTCGAGGGCAGGCCCCCGACGCCGGCCGGCCCCACCCTCCGCGAGCAGACCCGCCAGACCCTCGCCAACGTCAAGGCGATCCTGGAAGAGGGCGGCGCCACGTGGGACGACGTGCTGATGATCCGCGTCTACCTGACCGACGTGGACCACTTCGCCGAGATGAACGCGCTCTACAACGAGTACTTCGAGCAGCACCTCACGGCAGTCCCGGCAGCCCGCACCACGGTGTACGTCGGCCTTCCGGCAGGCCTGTTGATCGAGATCGACGCGCTGGCGGTACTCGGCGATTGA
- a CDS encoding IclR family transcriptional regulator, translating into MSQTVDRALSILPLLAEGPADLGKVADRLGVHKSTALRLLRTLHEHGLVYRQSDQRYRLGARLFALAQEAVENLDIREIAHPHLVRVNEHCGHTVHLAVHEENEVLYIDKVESRYPVRMYSRIGKPVAITVAAVAKLLLADLPEAERRALAEKLDYPLYTPHSTPNASAFLKELARVREQGWATDLGGHEESINCVAAPIRGTDGRVVAAMSVSAPNVVVTADELLTLLPLIRRAADAISGEYSGRTVPTD; encoded by the coding sequence ATGAGCCAGACCGTCGACCGCGCGCTGAGCATCCTGCCGCTGCTCGCCGAGGGCCCCGCCGACCTCGGCAAGGTCGCCGACCGCCTGGGCGTCCACAAGTCCACGGCCCTGCGCCTCCTGCGGACCCTCCACGAACACGGCCTGGTCTACCGCCAGTCCGACCAGCGCTACCGCCTCGGCGCCCGCCTCTTCGCCCTCGCCCAGGAGGCCGTCGAGAACCTCGACATCCGCGAGATCGCCCACCCCCACCTCGTACGCGTCAACGAACACTGCGGCCACACCGTCCACCTCGCCGTCCACGAGGAGAACGAGGTCCTCTACATCGACAAGGTGGAGAGCCGCTACCCGGTCCGCATGTACTCCCGCATCGGCAAACCGGTCGCCATCACGGTCGCCGCCGTCGCGAAGCTGCTCCTTGCCGACCTCCCCGAAGCCGAGCGCCGGGCCCTCGCGGAGAAGCTCGACTACCCCCTGTACACACCCCATTCGACCCCCAACGCCTCCGCCTTCCTCAAGGAACTGGCGCGGGTCCGTGAACAGGGCTGGGCCACCGACCTCGGCGGCCACGAGGAGTCCATCAACTGCGTCGCCGCGCCCATCCGGGGCACCGACGGGCGGGTCGTCGCCGCGATGTCGGTCTCCGCGCCCAACGTCGTCGTCACCGCCGACGAACTCCTCACCCTGCTCCCGCTGATCCGCCGCGCCGCGGACGCGATCAGCGGCGAGTACTCCGGCAGAACCGTTCCCACAGACTGA
- a CDS encoding sugar kinase has product MDVVALGESMVTFLPTRPGRLANVPSFERAIGGAESNVACALAAAGHTVRWVSRVGADGFGDHLVETIGGHGVDVTSVGRDPRRPTGVYFRTAGDRATDAHEVAYYRAGSAASAMSAGTVDLAAVRAGRVLHLSGITAALSDDCLRLLRELTAPRPGRPLISFDVNHRPGLWHDTDGPHVLLELARAADLVFVGEDEAEEAWGVTGGPTAVRTLLPEPETLVVKQGARGATLFERSPAPADRPDAAAKGCARGCPPAAAGVPHRAPPDTTAPAGPRTETPRRAPDPTPAPAVPTTGRTRPPSDATTFVPALQVDVVAPVGAGDAFAAGFLSATLRGLTARARLRHGHLMAAAALTVHGDLATPPLRDRADRLAALSDEAWGRLRLGPGWTQADQAPEEVRIP; this is encoded by the coding sequence ATGGATGTCGTCGCGCTCGGAGAGTCCATGGTCACGTTCCTTCCCACCCGCCCCGGGCGCCTCGCCAACGTCCCCTCCTTCGAGCGGGCCATCGGCGGTGCCGAGTCCAACGTCGCGTGCGCGCTGGCGGCGGCCGGGCACACGGTCCGGTGGGTGAGCCGGGTGGGCGCCGACGGGTTCGGGGACCACCTGGTCGAGACGATCGGCGGACACGGCGTGGACGTGACATCCGTCGGGCGGGACCCGCGGCGTCCGACGGGCGTGTACTTCCGTACGGCGGGGGACCGGGCCACCGACGCGCACGAGGTCGCCTACTACCGCGCCGGTTCGGCCGCCTCGGCGATGTCGGCGGGGACCGTGGACCTCGCGGCGGTGCGCGCCGGACGCGTACTGCACCTCTCGGGGATCACGGCCGCCCTGTCCGACGACTGCCTGCGGCTGCTCCGCGAGCTGACGGCCCCCCGCCCCGGCCGCCCCCTGATCTCCTTCGACGTCAACCACCGGCCGGGCCTGTGGCACGACACCGACGGCCCGCACGTACTCCTCGAACTGGCCCGCGCCGCCGACCTCGTGTTCGTCGGCGAGGACGAGGCGGAGGAGGCCTGGGGCGTCACGGGCGGACCGACGGCGGTCCGCACACTGCTGCCGGAGCCGGAGACCCTGGTGGTGAAACAGGGAGCGCGCGGAGCCACCCTGTTCGAACGCTCGCCCGCACCGGCGGATCGGCCGGACGCGGCGGCAAAGGGGTGCGCCAGGGGGTGTCCGCCCGCAGCGGCAGGCGTCCCCCACCGGGCACCCCCCGACACGACGGCACCCGCCGGACCGAGGACGGAGACCCCCCGGCGCGCCCCCGACCCCACCCCCGCCCCGGCCGTCCCCACGACGGGGCGCACCCGGCCGCCCTCGGACGCGACCACCTTCGTCCCCGCCCTCCAGGTGGACGTGGTCGCCCCGGTGGGCGCCGGCGACGCCTTCGCCGCCGGCTTCCTGTCCGCGACCCTGCGCGGCCTCACCGCCCGCGCCCGCCTCCGCCACGGCCACCTCATGGCGGCCGCGGCCCTCACGGTCCACGGCGATCTCGCCACCCCGCCGCTCCGCGACCGCGCCGATCGCCTGGCGGCCCTGTCCGACGAGGCGTGGGGGAGACTTCGACTCGGCCCCGGCTGGACGCAAGCCGATCAGGCCCCCGAGGAGGTACGCATCCCATGA